From one Amycolatopsis sp. FDAARGOS 1241 genomic stretch:
- a CDS encoding beta-N-acetylhexosaminidase: MRKSLSRAVLGVTVVGLAALGLPASASAAPAAPERSVTDLVPLPVQAKADPKGDFTLSPLTVIRAGKGANQVAGYLRGLLRPATGYPLPVVPANAGLPAISLELGHADQRVGAEGYQLAVAKSGVTLKANTADGLFEGVQSLRQLLPSAIDAKSVQLRKWTIAGGTVLDYPRFATRSAMLDVARHFFTPAQVKTYIDQLAQYKINTLHLHLADDQGWRIEIKSWPRLATEGGKTAAYGDPGGYYTQAEYQDLVAYAASRHITVVPEIDMPGHTNAAQATYAELNCDGIAVPPRTDTEVGYSSLCIDSPTTYRFVDDVIRELAAITPGKYLGIGGDEAHSTSEADYKAFYAKVNPIVAKYGKLITGWHEIAKSDLPATAVPEYWDQGGANADLASFAARGGKLLMAPSNHAYLDMKYTEDTPLGQDWAGLVEVKDAYDWDPATLVPGVGEANVAGVEAPLWTETIRTNDDIEYMAFPRLPGLAEIGWSPQSARDWDTYRVRLAKQAPRWEAQGIDFYRSPQVDWK, translated from the coding sequence GTGAGGAAGAGCTTGTCCAGAGCCGTACTGGGTGTCACCGTGGTGGGGCTCGCGGCGCTGGGGTTGCCGGCGTCCGCGTCGGCGGCGCCCGCGGCCCCCGAGCGCAGTGTCACCGACCTCGTCCCGTTGCCCGTGCAGGCCAAGGCGGATCCGAAGGGCGACTTCACGCTGTCGCCGCTCACGGTGATCCGCGCGGGCAAGGGCGCGAACCAGGTGGCCGGGTACCTGCGCGGCCTGCTGCGGCCCGCCACCGGCTACCCGTTGCCCGTGGTGCCGGCGAACGCCGGACTGCCCGCGATCTCACTGGAACTCGGCCATGCGGACCAGCGCGTCGGCGCCGAGGGGTATCAGCTGGCCGTCGCCAAGTCCGGCGTGACGCTGAAGGCGAACACGGCCGACGGACTGTTCGAGGGCGTGCAGTCACTGCGGCAGCTGCTGCCCTCGGCGATCGACGCGAAGAGCGTGCAGTTGCGCAAGTGGACGATCGCCGGCGGGACCGTCCTCGACTACCCGCGCTTCGCCACGCGCAGCGCGATGCTCGACGTCGCGCGCCACTTCTTCACGCCGGCGCAGGTGAAGACGTACATCGACCAGCTCGCGCAGTACAAGATCAACACCCTGCACCTGCACCTGGCCGACGACCAGGGCTGGCGCATCGAGATCAAGAGCTGGCCGCGCCTGGCGACCGAGGGCGGCAAGACCGCCGCGTACGGCGACCCCGGTGGCTACTACACGCAGGCCGAGTACCAGGACCTCGTCGCGTACGCGGCATCGCGGCACATCACGGTCGTGCCGGAGATCGACATGCCGGGGCACACGAACGCGGCCCAGGCGACGTACGCGGAGCTGAACTGCGACGGCATCGCGGTCCCGCCGCGCACCGACACCGAGGTCGGCTACAGCTCGCTGTGCATCGACTCGCCGACGACGTACCGGTTCGTCGACGACGTGATCCGCGAGCTCGCCGCCATCACGCCCGGCAAGTACCTCGGCATCGGCGGCGACGAGGCGCACTCGACGTCCGAAGCGGACTACAAAGCCTTCTACGCCAAGGTGAACCCGATCGTCGCGAAGTACGGAAAGCTCATCACGGGCTGGCACGAAATCGCGAAGTCGGACCTGCCGGCCACGGCAGTGCCGGAGTACTGGGACCAGGGCGGCGCGAACGCCGACCTCGCGTCGTTCGCCGCGCGCGGCGGCAAGCTGCTGATGGCTCCGTCGAACCACGCGTACCTCGACATGAAGTACACCGAGGACACGCCGCTCGGCCAGGACTGGGCGGGTCTCGTCGAGGTCAAGGACGCCTACGACTGGGACCCGGCGACGCTGGTGCCAGGTGTCGGCGAGGCGAACGTCGCGGGCGTTGAAGCTCCACTGTGGACGGAGACGATCCGCACGAACGACGACATCGAGTACATGGCGTTCCCGCGCCTGCCCGGTCTCGCGGAGATCGGCTGGTCGCCGCAGTCCGCGCGCGACTGGGACACCTACCGCGTGCGGCTCGCCAAGCAGGCACCGCGGTGGGAGGCGCAGGGGATCGACTTCTACCGGTCCCCGCAGGTCGACTGGAAGTGA
- a CDS encoding AraC family transcriptional regulator gives MQAFDWADVDVAVPPRRLPGLRMAGFRHRVPAPVDITMVAHPAVTVLVDLSDGLGYRAFGRRGRGSVVVGLCPGEPRADGRIGECLQIRLEPAVAAAVLGSDPGEAVPLADVWGRDGSRFEDRLRETASWDARFALAAGFVRRRLGARSVDAEVAHTWRRTLTSHGRARVEGLADEVGWSRKRLWARFRAQLGITPKRAARLVRFDHAAHLLASGCAPADVAAASGYADQSHLHHEVRAFTGLTPAAVAAAPWLSIDDVAWPG, from the coding sequence GTGCAGGCCTTCGACTGGGCGGACGTGGACGTCGCGGTTCCGCCGCGACGGCTGCCGGGCCTCCGCATGGCGGGGTTCCGGCACCGCGTGCCCGCGCCCGTGGACATCACGATGGTGGCGCACCCGGCCGTGACGGTCCTCGTGGACTTGAGCGACGGCCTCGGCTACCGCGCGTTCGGGCGGCGCGGCCGGGGCAGCGTCGTCGTCGGGCTGTGCCCCGGCGAACCGCGGGCCGATGGCCGGATCGGCGAATGCCTGCAGATCCGGCTCGAACCGGCGGTGGCTGCCGCGGTCCTCGGGTCCGATCCCGGCGAAGCGGTGCCGCTCGCGGACGTCTGGGGCCGCGACGGCTCGCGCTTCGAGGACCGGCTGCGCGAGACGGCGTCGTGGGACGCCCGGTTCGCGCTCGCGGCCGGGTTCGTCCGCCGGCGGCTGGGTGCACGCTCGGTCGACGCGGAGGTCGCGCACACCTGGCGCCGCACGCTCACCAGCCACGGCCGCGCCCGCGTCGAAGGCCTGGCCGACGAAGTGGGCTGGAGCCGCAAACGCCTCTGGGCGCGGTTCCGGGCGCAGCTGGGCATCACGCCGAAACGCGCCGCCCGGCTGGTGCGGTTCGACCACGCCGCCCACCTGCTGGCGTCGGGGTGTGCGCCCGCCGACGTCGCGGCCGCGAGCGGGTACGCCGACCAATCCCACCTGCACCACGAGGTTCGCGCGTTCACCGGGCTCACTCCTGCGGCCGTGGCCGCCGCCCCGTGGCTGTCCATCGACGACGTCGCGTGGCCGGGGTGA
- a CDS encoding alpha/beta fold hydrolase, giving the protein MNEYLHVVHDGPAEAPPLLLIHGSGATGGSWSELVPALAGHHHVIRLDLPGCGRSTPPPSFAVPAQARRVARLLDELGTGPAVVAAHSSGGYVATALAEQRPDLVSSLALISTGPRMSALLPQPLILRLLLAPPFGPLLWRRRSDAVIRRGIGATMARAVDVPDDMVTELRGTTYRAFRQVLRHNGAYVGERSVPDRLAKLDVPVLVVFGAADPRWDPASAHDYEAVARVEFLPGVGHVPLVEEPAKTGQLLLAFAATRL; this is encoded by the coding sequence ATGAACGAGTACCTGCACGTGGTCCACGACGGCCCGGCCGAAGCGCCGCCGCTGCTGCTCATCCACGGCTCCGGCGCCACGGGCGGCTCCTGGAGCGAACTGGTGCCCGCGCTGGCCGGGCACCACCACGTCATCCGGCTCGACCTGCCCGGCTGCGGACGGTCGACGCCGCCGCCGTCGTTCGCCGTACCGGCGCAGGCTCGCCGGGTCGCCCGGCTGCTCGACGAGCTGGGTACCGGCCCGGCCGTCGTCGCCGCGCATTCGAGCGGCGGGTACGTGGCCACCGCCCTCGCCGAGCAGCGGCCCGACCTGGTGAGTTCGCTTGCGCTGATCAGCACCGGCCCGCGGATGAGCGCGCTCCTGCCGCAGCCGCTGATCCTGCGCCTGTTGCTGGCGCCGCCGTTCGGGCCGCTGCTGTGGCGGCGGCGGTCGGACGCGGTGATCCGCCGCGGGATCGGCGCGACGATGGCGCGTGCGGTCGACGTCCCGGACGACATGGTCACCGAACTGCGCGGCACGACGTACCGCGCGTTCCGGCAGGTGCTGCGCCACAACGGCGCGTACGTCGGCGAGCGGAGCGTGCCGGACCGGCTGGCCAAGCTCGACGTGCCGGTGCTGGTGGTCTTCGGGGCGGCCGATCCGCGCTGGGATCCGGCGTCGGCGCACGACTACGAAGCGGTCGCGCGGGTCGAGTTCCTGCCCGGCGTCGGGCACGTCCCGCTCGTCGAGGAGCCCGCGAAGACCGGTCAGCTGCTGCTGGCCTTCGCGGCGACCCGCCTGTGA
- a CDS encoding propionyl-CoA synthetase, producing the protein MGAYAETYRRSLDDPEGFWLEAARAIDWTKPPTKALDASREPFYRWFPDGELNTAYNALDRHVDGGRGGQAALIWDSPVTGQKRRYTYSELRDEVATFAGALTSLGVTKGDRVILYLPMVPEAVIAMLACARIGAVHSVVFGGFAPKELAARIEDAKPKLVIAASCGIEPTRVVEYKPIIDAALEMTEHQPDHVVVLQRERATAELSGTDLDWVDLVETAEPADPVPVKATDPLYILYTSGTTGKPKGVVRDAGGHAVALAWSMGAVYDIHAGDTWWTASDVGWVVGHSYIVYAPLLIGATTVLYEGKPVGTPDAGAFWRVIAEHGVEALFTAPTALRAVKKVDPGSAELKKYDLAKFRTLFMAGERLDPETYQWASEILGTPVIDHWWQTETGWPIAANPRGLEPMPVKPGSATKPVPGWDVRVLDQNGEELPAGREGAIVVKLPLPPGSLPTLWGDDERYREAYLSRYPGYYLTGDSGFVDEDGYLFVMGRTDDVINVAGHRLSTGSMEAALASHPAVAECAVIGVADELKGQVPRGFVVLKAGADVDEGELREELVALVRRDVGPVAAFRDVSVVEALPKTRSGKILRKTMRGIVDGRDEPVPSTIEDPGVLDALRAVLRR; encoded by the coding sequence GTGGGCGCTTATGCGGAAACCTACCGGCGCAGCCTGGACGATCCCGAGGGGTTCTGGCTCGAGGCGGCGAGGGCGATCGACTGGACGAAGCCACCCACGAAAGCCCTGGATGCGTCGCGCGAACCGTTCTACCGGTGGTTCCCCGACGGGGAGCTCAACACCGCCTACAACGCGCTCGACCGGCACGTCGACGGCGGCCGCGGCGGGCAGGCGGCGCTGATCTGGGACTCACCGGTCACGGGGCAGAAGCGGCGCTACACCTACAGCGAGCTGCGTGACGAGGTGGCGACGTTCGCCGGTGCGCTCACGTCGCTCGGGGTCACGAAGGGTGACCGCGTGATCCTGTACCTGCCGATGGTCCCCGAGGCCGTGATCGCGATGCTCGCGTGCGCGCGGATCGGCGCGGTGCACTCGGTGGTGTTCGGCGGGTTCGCGCCCAAGGAGCTCGCCGCGCGCATCGAGGACGCGAAGCCGAAACTCGTGATCGCCGCGTCGTGCGGGATCGAGCCGACTCGGGTCGTCGAGTACAAGCCGATCATCGACGCGGCGCTGGAGATGACCGAGCACCAGCCCGACCACGTCGTGGTGCTGCAGCGCGAGCGGGCGACGGCCGAACTGTCGGGCACGGACCTCGACTGGGTCGACCTCGTCGAAACCGCCGAACCGGCCGACCCGGTGCCGGTGAAGGCGACGGATCCGCTGTACATCCTGTACACGTCCGGCACCACCGGGAAGCCGAAGGGCGTGGTGCGCGACGCGGGTGGCCACGCCGTCGCGCTGGCCTGGTCGATGGGCGCGGTCTACGACATCCACGCGGGCGACACCTGGTGGACGGCGTCGGACGTCGGCTGGGTCGTCGGGCACTCCTACATCGTCTACGCGCCGCTGCTGATCGGGGCGACGACCGTCCTGTACGAGGGCAAACCGGTCGGCACACCCGACGCGGGCGCGTTCTGGCGCGTGATCGCCGAGCACGGCGTGGAAGCGCTGTTCACGGCGCCGACCGCGCTGCGGGCCGTCAAGAAGGTCGACCCGGGCTCGGCCGAACTCAAGAAGTACGACCTGGCGAAGTTCCGCACGCTGTTCATGGCCGGCGAGCGCCTCGACCCCGAGACCTACCAGTGGGCGAGCGAGATCCTCGGCACGCCCGTGATCGACCACTGGTGGCAGACCGAAACGGGCTGGCCCATCGCCGCCAACCCGCGTGGCCTCGAGCCCATGCCGGTGAAACCGGGGTCGGCGACGAAACCCGTACCGGGCTGGGACGTGCGCGTGCTCGACCAGAACGGCGAGGAGCTGCCCGCGGGCCGGGAGGGCGCGATCGTCGTGAAGCTGCCGCTGCCACCGGGCTCGCTGCCGACGCTGTGGGGCGACGACGAGCGCTACCGCGAGGCGTACCTGTCGCGTTACCCCGGCTACTACCTCACCGGCGACTCCGGCTTCGTCGACGAAGACGGCTACCTGTTCGTCATGGGCCGCACCGACGACGTGATCAACGTGGCCGGCCACCGGCTGTCCACGGGGTCGATGGAGGCGGCGCTGGCTTCGCACCCCGCCGTCGCGGAGTGCGCGGTGATCGGCGTCGCCGACGAGCTCAAGGGCCAGGTGCCGCGCGGGTTCGTGGTGCTGAAGGCGGGCGCGGACGTCGATGAGGGCGAGCTGCGCGAGGAGCTCGTGGCACTGGTGCGCCGTGACGTCGGGCCGGTGGCGGCGTTCCGCGACGTGTCCGTGGTCGAGGCGCTGCCGAAGACGCGTTCGGGCAAGATCCTGCGCAAGACCATGCGCGGCATCGTCGACGGCCGCGACGAGCCGGTGCCCTCGACGATCGAGGATCCCGGTGTGCTCGACGCTTTGCGAGCGGTTCTGCGTCGCTGA
- a CDS encoding serine/threonine-protein kinase gives MSGFASALLSFAHTLFGPGFCPGDWVWATTTAGALVALFPALGALVVALVRKGTGNRYDATTLTVFGLIGIVSVLVLPWLLANGISETFREVFAGGKGALSAADRSTLDTSYCFVGVQKSYLGGGSNVFEAIFYNKGLKLSYGLYVLALTVLPAGSLLFIMLQARTAFRRGPKWPSRFFWIPFVVMVVASVGMSANTAVHFWLGFLPFSVLGLIPVGLVGPPPWSVINRPEPRREPERPPVSQAAPRPQLPPPPPPPPPMNKPYPATALASAPEPPGLLAAAPGPVPPAPGSRGAGGSRYRRVRRLGHGGFGTVWEAVDTQLNRTVALKIAHAPDRDTEERMQREARALAAVNHPNCVKVYDLVEEPDGLALVMEYLEGRPLAEVVDGQGPLDDVAAGRLWSTMAGALVAAHEKGVLHRDLKPSNIILDPAGLAHLIDFGIARSQGDSKMTATGMMIGTPDFVAPEQAMGAPASPASDAWQLAATISYALSGQPPRGTRETPMAALMAAARAEPVSRLPTRSAHARILRASLDQEPRRRPTLNAVRREVEGWLSRAGKSPDGPVTQIVPRQPHR, from the coding sequence GTGAGCGGATTCGCGAGCGCGCTGCTCTCGTTCGCCCACACCCTGTTCGGCCCGGGGTTCTGCCCCGGCGACTGGGTCTGGGCGACGACCACAGCCGGTGCGCTCGTCGCGCTGTTCCCCGCGCTGGGGGCGCTGGTGGTGGCCCTCGTCCGCAAGGGGACGGGCAATCGGTACGACGCCACGACGCTCACCGTGTTCGGGCTCATCGGCATCGTGAGCGTGCTGGTGCTGCCGTGGCTGCTGGCGAACGGCATCTCGGAGACGTTCCGCGAAGTTTTCGCCGGGGGCAAAGGCGCGCTGTCGGCGGCCGACCGCTCGACGCTCGACACGTCCTACTGCTTCGTGGGCGTGCAGAAGTCGTACCTGGGCGGCGGCAGCAACGTCTTCGAGGCCATCTTCTACAACAAGGGCCTGAAACTTTCGTACGGGCTCTACGTGCTCGCGCTGACCGTGCTGCCCGCCGGGTCGCTGTTGTTCATCATGCTGCAGGCGCGCACGGCGTTCCGGCGCGGGCCGAAGTGGCCGTCGCGGTTCTTCTGGATCCCGTTCGTGGTCATGGTGGTGGCGAGCGTCGGGATGTCGGCCAACACTGCCGTGCACTTCTGGCTCGGCTTCCTGCCGTTCAGCGTGCTGGGGCTGATTCCCGTGGGCCTGGTCGGGCCGCCGCCGTGGTCGGTGATCAACCGGCCGGAGCCCCGGCGCGAGCCGGAGCGGCCGCCCGTTTCGCAGGCGGCGCCGCGACCGCAGCTGCCGCCACCTCCGCCACCGCCACCGCCGATGAACAAGCCGTACCCCGCGACGGCGCTGGCGTCCGCGCCGGAGCCGCCGGGGCTGCTCGCCGCCGCACCGGGACCGGTTCCGCCGGCGCCGGGTTCGCGGGGAGCCGGGGGCAGCCGCTACCGCCGCGTCCGCCGGCTGGGGCACGGCGGGTTCGGCACGGTGTGGGAGGCCGTCGACACGCAGCTCAACCGGACGGTCGCGCTGAAGATCGCCCACGCGCCCGACCGGGACACCGAAGAGCGCATGCAGCGTGAGGCGCGTGCGCTGGCCGCGGTGAACCACCCGAACTGCGTGAAGGTGTACGACCTGGTCGAGGAGCCGGACGGGCTCGCGCTCGTGATGGAGTACCTGGAGGGTCGCCCGCTTGCCGAGGTGGTCGACGGCCAGGGGCCGCTCGACGACGTCGCCGCCGGCCGCCTGTGGTCCACGATGGCCGGCGCTCTCGTCGCGGCGCACGAGAAGGGTGTGCTGCACCGCGACCTCAAGCCGTCCAACATCATCCTCGACCCGGCCGGCCTGGCCCACCTCATCGACTTCGGCATCGCCCGCAGCCAGGGCGACTCCAAGATGACGGCCACCGGCATGATGATCGGCACCCCCGACTTCGTCGCGCCGGAGCAGGCGATGGGCGCCCCGGCCAGCCCGGCCTCCGACGCGTGGCAACTGGCCGCCACCATCAGCTACGCCCTGAGCGGCCAGCCCCCGCGCGGCACGCGCGAGACCCCGATGGCGGCTTTGATGGCCGCCGCCCGCGCGGAGCCGGTGTCGCGGCTGCCGACGCGCTCGGCGCACGCCCGGATCCTGCGTGCCTCCCTCGACCAGGAGCCACGGCGCCGGCCCACGCTGAACGCCGTCCGCCGCGAGGTGGAGGGCTGGCTCTCACGCGCCGGGAAGTCCCCGGACGGCCCGGTCACCCAGATCGTCCCGCGGCAGCCGCACCGCTGA
- a CDS encoding class I SAM-dependent methyltransferase gives MPMNLIHRRLCSSEKWASMIAEVLPPWLSRFDLGDDVLEIGPGFGATTRVLLDVVPRLTLLEIDPASASLLRDSFGSRADVVEGSGADMPFDAGRFSAVVCFTMLHHVPTAALQNAIFSEACRVLRPGGVYCGTDSRLSLRFRLLHLGDTMNVVDAATLPARLSAAGFGEVDVRHRQKERLEFSAVKPAVTASR, from the coding sequence ATGCCCATGAACCTGATCCACCGCCGCCTGTGTTCGTCGGAGAAGTGGGCGTCGATGATCGCCGAGGTGCTGCCGCCGTGGCTCTCCCGCTTCGACCTCGGCGACGACGTCCTCGAAATCGGCCCCGGCTTCGGCGCCACGACGCGCGTCCTGCTCGACGTGGTGCCACGCCTGACGCTGCTGGAGATCGACCCGGCGTCGGCTTCGCTGCTGCGCGACTCGTTCGGCTCGCGCGCCGACGTCGTCGAAGGCAGCGGTGCGGACATGCCCTTCGACGCCGGCCGCTTCTCCGCTGTTGTGTGCTTCACGATGCTCCACCACGTCCCCACGGCTGCGCTGCAGAACGCGATCTTCAGCGAGGCCTGCCGGGTGCTGCGCCCCGGCGGCGTGTACTGCGGGACCGACAGCCGGCTGAGCTTGCGCTTCCGCCTCCTGCACCTCGGCGACACGATGAACGTGGTCGACGCCGCGACACTGCCCGCGCGGCTCTCGGCGGCCGGATTCGGTGAGGTGGACGTGCGGCATCGGCAGAAGGAGCGGCTGGAGTTCTCGGCGGTGAAACCGGCGGTCACCGCGAGTAGGTGA
- a CDS encoding helix-turn-helix domain-containing protein, with translation MLLGELRLSAGSWYPWHEHPVHQLVWAAEGVVAVGIGEAHWVLPPTRALWVPAGVPHRTGAVGNAELRGVYADPLQCPVTWAQPRIVQVGPLLRELLEYLTGSPADGARQRAEAVVFDVLEPLDVAPIVVPSPADPRARDVEAMVLADPADRRGLAELGRAVGASERTLARAFVRDCRMTFGTWRTQARLRAALPLLAEGLSMTTVAHRVGYATASAFVAAFRRAVGVPPGAYFAATVTATKAATSRRSTAQS, from the coding sequence ATGCTGCTGGGTGAGCTGCGGTTGTCCGCCGGCTCCTGGTACCCGTGGCACGAGCACCCGGTGCACCAGCTCGTCTGGGCCGCGGAGGGTGTCGTGGCCGTCGGCATCGGGGAGGCGCACTGGGTGCTGCCGCCGACGCGCGCGCTGTGGGTGCCCGCGGGTGTTCCGCACCGCACGGGCGCCGTGGGCAACGCCGAGCTGCGCGGCGTGTACGCGGACCCGCTGCAGTGCCCCGTGACGTGGGCACAGCCGCGGATCGTGCAGGTCGGGCCGTTGCTGCGTGAGCTGCTGGAGTACCTCACCGGCAGCCCCGCCGACGGCGCCCGGCAACGCGCCGAGGCCGTCGTGTTCGACGTGCTGGAGCCGTTGGACGTCGCGCCGATCGTGGTGCCGTCGCCGGCGGATCCGCGGGCGCGCGACGTCGAGGCGATGGTGCTCGCCGACCCCGCCGACCGGCGCGGGCTGGCCGAGCTGGGCCGCGCGGTCGGGGCGAGCGAGCGGACGCTGGCGCGCGCGTTCGTCCGCGACTGCCGCATGACGTTCGGGACCTGGCGCACGCAGGCGCGGCTGCGCGCGGCGCTGCCGCTGCTGGCCGAGGGCCTGTCGATGACGACCGTCGCGCACCGCGTCGGGTACGCGACGGCGAGCGCGTTCGTCGCGGCGTTCCGGCGGGCCGTCGGTGTGCCGCCCGGTGCCTACTTCGCCGCGACTGTCACCGCCACGAAGGCAGCCACATCTCGGCGTTCCACTGCGCAGTCGTGA
- a CDS encoding dolichyl-phosphate-mannose--protein mannosyltransferase, whose amino-acid sequence MTALLTRPDDESVRPDPVDALRPPTDREATLLGRGMPTDRLRSWVVTLVLTVIGGIIRIQNLGFPTDKGTPVFDEKHYVPQAAQMLRNGGYEDNAGYELIVHPPLAKDFIAVGEWLFGYNGWGWRIMPALAGTLIILLTIRVARRLTRSTLLGGIAGVLVICDGVLHLQSRMGMLDIFIALFVLAAFACVLCDRDQVRQRLAVAVREGWVNESAWGPKLGFRWWRFAAGVMIGLTFGVKWSALYYIAAFGLLTVFFDVAARRAAGVERPWVGTIRRDVAPALWAIVVIPLLMYLAAFWAWFASDTATDRHYTEIKDLDPGFFAWVPPALRSLGDYSLNVLHFHETLLTPKDNPHPWESKPWTWPMGLRPMLYYYDGDVTGCGESRCVGATMLIGTPAMWWLALPMLGWGLWRWLFRADWRYAAVLTGYFAGLLPWFTNIDRQMYFFYATPMAPFLVLGLVLALGQILGGAKLGFERRGTGLLVVALYTGLVVANFAWLWPILNGLPVTTAQWNAEMWLPSWR is encoded by the coding sequence GTGACCGCGCTGCTGACCCGTCCCGACGACGAGAGCGTGCGGCCGGACCCGGTCGACGCGCTCCGTCCGCCGACCGACCGCGAGGCCACCCTGCTGGGCCGGGGCATGCCGACCGACCGCTTGCGCAGCTGGGTCGTCACGCTGGTCCTCACGGTGATCGGCGGGATCATCCGCATCCAGAACCTCGGTTTCCCCACCGACAAGGGCACGCCGGTCTTCGACGAGAAGCACTACGTGCCCCAAGCCGCGCAGATGCTGCGCAACGGCGGGTACGAGGACAACGCCGGCTACGAGCTGATCGTCCACCCGCCGCTCGCGAAGGACTTCATCGCCGTCGGCGAATGGCTGTTCGGGTACAACGGCTGGGGCTGGCGCATCATGCCGGCGCTCGCGGGCACGCTGATCATCCTGCTGACCATCCGCGTCGCGCGGCGCCTGACGCGCTCGACGCTGCTCGGCGGCATCGCGGGTGTCCTGGTGATCTGCGACGGCGTGCTGCACCTGCAGTCGCGGATGGGCATGCTCGACATCTTCATCGCGCTGTTCGTGCTGGCCGCGTTCGCGTGCGTGCTGTGCGACCGCGACCAGGTGCGCCAACGGCTCGCGGTGGCCGTGCGCGAAGGCTGGGTGAACGAATCCGCCTGGGGGCCGAAGCTCGGGTTCCGCTGGTGGCGCTTCGCCGCGGGCGTGATGATCGGGCTCACGTTCGGCGTCAAGTGGTCGGCCCTGTACTACATCGCGGCGTTCGGGCTGCTCACGGTGTTCTTCGACGTCGCGGCGCGGCGCGCGGCGGGCGTCGAGCGGCCGTGGGTCGGCACGATCCGGCGCGACGTCGCGCCCGCGCTGTGGGCGATCGTCGTGATCCCGCTGCTGATGTACCTGGCGGCGTTCTGGGCGTGGTTCGCGAGCGACACCGCGACCGACCGGCACTACACCGAGATCAAGGACCTCGATCCCGGCTTCTTCGCCTGGGTGCCGCCGGCGTTGCGCTCGCTCGGCGACTACTCGCTGAACGTCCTGCACTTCCACGAAACGCTGCTGACCCCCAAGGACAACCCGCACCCGTGGGAGTCGAAGCCGTGGACGTGGCCCATGGGCCTGCGCCCGATGCTCTACTACTACGACGGCGACGTCACAGGCTGCGGCGAGTCGCGCTGCGTCGGCGCGACGATGCTGATCGGCACGCCCGCGATGTGGTGGCTGGCGCTGCCGATGCTCGGCTGGGGCCTGTGGCGCTGGCTCTTCCGCGCCGACTGGCGCTACGCCGCCGTGCTCACCGGCTACTTCGCCGGCCTGCTGCCCTGGTTCACGAACATCGACCGGCAGATGTACTTCTTCTACGCCACACCGATGGCTCCGTTCCTCGTGCTCGGCCTGGTGCTGGCGCTGGGCCAGATCCTCGGCGGCGCGAAACTCGGCTTCGAGCGCCGGGGCACCGGGCTGCTCGTCGTCGCGCTCTACACAGGACTCGTCGTGGCCAACTTCGCCTGGCTGTGGCCGATCCTGAACGGCCTGCCCGTCACGACTGCGCAGTGGAACGCCGAGATGTGGCTGCCTTCGTGGCGGTGA
- the rsmI gene encoding 16S rRNA (cytidine(1402)-2'-O)-methyltransferase, translating into MSTPPGRLVLAATPLGDPGDASPRLVTALGTAEVIAAEDTRRLRALAAALGVSPSGRVVSFYEDVETSRLPGLLDALRSGSTVLLVTDAGMPSVSDPGFRLVSACVAEDLPITCLPGPSAVTTALALSGLPSDRFCFEGFAPRKPGERARWFAALASEPRTVVFFESPHRLGSLLADAVSALGASRRAAVCRELTKTYEEVKRGTLAELASWATDGVRGEITVVLEGAVAPAVSVSDLVDQVAARVAAGERLKAVASEVAEGAGVSKKDLYDAVVASRK; encoded by the coding sequence ATGTCCACTCCGCCCGGCCGGCTCGTCCTGGCCGCCACCCCCCTCGGCGACCCTGGTGACGCGTCGCCCCGCCTGGTCACCGCCCTGGGCACCGCCGAGGTCATTGCCGCCGAAGACACCCGCCGGCTGCGTGCCCTTGCTGCCGCGCTGGGGGTTTCCCCGTCGGGCCGGGTCGTTTCGTTCTACGAGGACGTGGAGACTTCGCGGCTGCCGGGGCTGCTGGACGCCCTGCGCTCGGGCTCGACGGTCCTGCTGGTGACCGACGCGGGGATGCCTTCGGTGTCGGACCCCGGGTTCCGTCTGGTTTCGGCTTGTGTGGCCGAGGATCTGCCGATCACCTGCCTGCCCGGCCCCTCGGCCGTGACAACGGCGCTGGCTTTGTCCGGTTTGCCTTCGGACCGGTTCTGCTTCGAGGGCTTCGCGCCGCGCAAACCGGGGGAGCGGGCGCGGTGGTTCGCGGCTTTGGCTTCCGAGCCGCGGACGGTGGTGTTCTTCGAGTCGCCGCACCGGCTGGGTTCCTTGCTGGCGGACGCGGTGTCTGCCTTGGGGGCTTCCCGCCGGGCGGCCGTGTGCCGGGAGTTGACCAAGACGTACGAAGAGGTCAAACGCGGCACTTTGGCTGAGCTGGCTTCGTGGGCCACTGATGGGGTCCGCGGCGAGATCACGGTGGTGCTGGAGGGCGCCGTAGCGCCCGCGGTGTCGGTGTCGGATTTGGTCGACCAGGTCGCGGCTCGGGTGGCCGCCGGGGAGCGGTTGAAGGCCGTGGCGTCCGAAGTGGCGGAGGGGGCTGGGGTGTCCAAAAAGGACCTGTATGACGCCGTGGTGGCTTCCCGGAAGTGA